The stretch of DNA TATTAAAAAAATTTTCTTAAGATATTCAAGCTTATTTTTCAATGATGCTTGTGATTGATAGAATGATAAAATTCCATAATATAAAATTTTTAGAACATCAGCATCTTTGATATTTATAAAGACAGAAAGATGGTACCGTCATATACTTTGCTTGCTTCTAATATTGCTAAGTCCTTGGTATCTAGAGATGATTCATTAAGAGGCGTTTTTATTCTTTTTTTATTTGATGCAACATATCCAGATTTGAAATAAGAGAATTTTACGACATTCATTTTTTTGTTTATGCTGAATAACGCTAGAAGATCATTATAAACCAATATTTTGTATGTAAATTGCTTCGTGTGGAATGTTTTCTATAAAGCGCATATCATTTATAAGGATGTATTCTTTTTGTCTTTTGTAATTTTAGAAAGGCTGTATCAGTTGATGCTATCAAAACACTGTTTAAGTAGCAATGCCTAATAAACCTTCAACAAATTTACGAGATTTAGATTGAGAAAGTACGAGCCCTTATAACTTAACAAGGGTACTTTTGTCGTTTTCAATAAACTCTTGTGTTCTATAGCTTCCGAGAACTTTAATGTGTTCCCCTATGGTCAATACGAACATAGCATACAGTTTTAACATGTTGGATAATATATTTTTAATGAGCAGAGGAGGGTGTGTTTTTGGCGTAGAATTTACGTCCTATTGAGCAGGACGTAATATTCTTTTTTTTTTGACAAATCTGGTCATTTATCAGGATAGGTTGCTGTTGTTTGGAGGAGGGGATTGGATTGTAGAGAGATAAGCAGTTTACTGGTACATTTAATTTCCCAAAAGTTAGATTTCCCAGAAAATGAGATTTTTATGCATTCGTCTCTCAGCTTTTTTGCTTCTTTTAAAGCATGTGCAATGGTTAGACTTATGATTTCTAGATGAAGGACCATATTTTTTCTTCACATTGAGATGCAATCGCCCCATGTTGTGAAGCACTCATTTGTTGAAGTTATTATAAAAGGAGAAAAGCGAGAAGGGGAGAATATTGGGGTAAAAATGCTTCCTTACATAGAGTCTACAAATTGATATATTTGAGAGATTTTTTTATAATAAATCGCGCCATATTGCCATTGCTTCTAACACTTCTCCTAAATGAGAATGTTTTGCGATAACCGTTTCGGCACCAGCTTCTGCAAGCGCATTAGAGTGGCCAAGATAGCTATGTGATCCTCCCGTAAAGCCGATGACACGCATACCTGCTGCTATGGCGGCATGGACACCGTGAAGTGAGTCTTCTATAACGATTGTGTTTTTAGGCTCTACCTGTAATTGTTGTGCGGCAAAAAGAAAAACATCAGGGGCAGGTTTCGTTTTTTTTGTTCCAACTTCAGGTGCTGAAAATATTTTACCTTCAAAAAGGTCATAGAGACCAACAGTGGTGAGCATCTCTTTAATATCTACGCTCTTTGCATTAGAGCAGATACAGTAGGGATAGCGTGTTTGAATAACTTCTATAGCTTCTCTTACATTATCAATAGCGCGTAATTCAGTTTTTATTTGTGTACGAAAAATATTGGTCATCTGATCTATGAGATGAGCAGAAATTGGTTTTTCTGTTTCCTGTTCAACGTGTTTAAGAATATCGCGAAAGATGAGCCCTGCAAAACGCTCACTCAATTCTTCCGCTGATATTTCATATCCTGTTTGTCTGAGCAATTGAGATCCAATTTTTGCTGCAAGATATTCAGAGTCGACGAGGACTCCATCACAATCAAAAATAATAAGATCTATCTGAGGCATAAGATATTCCTTTACATGTTACAAGATGGACAACTTTCGTAAAAATAATATTAAGAGGACCTTACTTCATAAAAATACGCTTTGAAAATGATTTTTAATTCTTTTTCGAAAGAAAAGATATGGGAACAGTACATTAAAAAAAGAAAAATAAGGACTCATTGATACGAAAGTTTTTTTACTTAAAAAAAATAAAAATGAATATCAATTTTGCAGAACTTTAACGATACGTTTACTCTATTTTGTAAATATGGATTGGTAATGCGGGCCTATAAACTATTTTGATTGATTATAGGGCAAATTCAGTTCATTTTGTTGGGTTTTTCATGACAGTTATTCAGCTTCAAAAAGATTTCATTCGTACTCCCTCACAGATGCCATGGCGCAATAAAATTTTTAAAGGAGATTGTGTTGCCGTTTTAGAAAAACTGCCAAAACATTCCGTTGATATGATTTTTGCGGATCCTCCCTATAATTTGCAATTGGAGGGTGCGCTATACCGTCCAGATCATTCGCTTGTTGATGCGGTTGATGATGCATGGGACCAGTTTGAGAGTTTTGCTGCTTATGATGCTTTTACGCGTGCCTGGTTGCTTGCGTGTCGTCGTGTGTTAAAACCCAACGGAACGATTTGGGTTATTGGATCATATCATAATATTTTTCGAGTTGGTACAGCCTTACAAGATTTAGGTTTTTGGATGCTTAATGATATTATTTGGCGCAAAAATAATCCGATGCCTAATTTCCGAGGGCGCCGCTTTCAAAATGCCCATGAGACGCTTATTTGGGCTGTAAGAGATCAAAAAGATAAAAAGTACACATTTAATTATGATGCTTTGAAAGCAGCAAATGAAGATTTACAAATGCGTTCAGATTGGCTTTTTCCTCTCTGCACAGGAGCTGAACGTTTAAAGGATGATTCAGGGCGTAAATTACATCCAACACAAAAACCACAAGCGTTATTAGCGCGTATTATTATGGCTTCTAGTAAACCTGGAGATGTTATTCTTGATCCGTTTTTTGGTTCAGGAACAACAGGTGCTGTTGCCAAGCTTTTAGGGCGTGATTTTGTTGGTATTGAACGCGAGCAAGATTACATTGATGCAGCATGTGAGAGAATTGCGGCGGTTAAACCTTTAGCGCAACCAGAACTGGCGATTTTGGATAGAAAAAAAGCAGAACCACGTGTAGCATTCAATAGTTTGCTTGAAGCAGGTTTGCTCTATCCTGGAGAAGTTCTTTATGATCGCAAGAAGCAAGTATCTGCTATTGTAAGAGCTGATGGTACGATCATGCATGGTGGTGAAGCAGGTTCCATTCACGCAATGGGAAGAAAGGCTCAAGATTCGCAGAGTTGTAACGGTTGGACTTTTTGGTATTATGAGGAAAATGGACGGTTGAAGTCCATAGATCACTTAAGAATGATCATACGTTCACAAATGTTAAAAACGGGTGTTTTATGAACTAAGATGATCACTTCATTCTATTGACCATATGTATCCGCCCTTAATTGAGAGAGACATACGAGCAAGTTTATGCCTTCTCAAGCGTTAACATGCTAGTTTGGCTAGCAAGCGGCAAGCGTGTATTTTTATGTTTCTTGTAGAAGAAATTAAAATGCAAAAGTTTCATTTTATGCTCTCATTTAAGTTCCAAAATAATCAAATTATCAATCGAGATACTTTTGTGAAAATGATAGAATTAAAAAATTCGTTCAGAAGTTCAAAATTAAGTGTTT from Bartonella tribocorum CIP 105476 encodes:
- a CDS encoding site-specific DNA-methyltransferase; this encodes MPWRNKIFKGDCVAVLEKLPKHSVDMIFADPPYNLQLEGALYRPDHSLVDAVDDAWDQFESFAAYDAFTRAWLLACRRVLKPNGTIWVIGSYHNIFRVGTALQDLGFWMLNDIIWRKNNPMPNFRGRRFQNAHETLIWAVRDQKDKKYTFNYDALKAANEDLQMRSDWLFPLCTGAERLKDDSGRKLHPTQKPQALLARIIMASSKPGDVILDPFFGSGTTGAVAKLLGRDFVGIEREQDYIDAACERIAAVKPLAQPELAILDRKKAEPRVAFNSLLEAGLLYPGEVLYDRKKQVSAIVRADGTIMHGGEAGSIHAMGRKAQDSQSCNGWTFWYYEENGRLKSIDHLRMIIRSQMLKTGVL
- a CDS encoding HAD family hydrolase, which translates into the protein MPQIDLIIFDCDGVLVDSEYLAAKIGSQLLRQTGYEISAEELSERFAGLIFRDILKHVEQETEKPISAHLIDQMTNIFRTQIKTELRAIDNVREAIEVIQTRYPYCICSNAKSVDIKEMLTTVGLYDLFEGKIFSAPEVGTKKTKPAPDVFLFAAQQLQVEPKNTIVIEDSLHGVHAAIAAGMRVIGFTGGSHSYLGHSNALAEAGAETVIAKHSHLGEVLEAMAIWRDLL